In Nostoc sp. GT001, a genomic segment contains:
- a CDS encoding DUF262 domain-containing protein, whose product MSSLPIKPPVSSLQKELAIRSEPIQRIYNFYVNNQFYVNRKYQRKLVWTIEEKRAFIDSILHGFPVPIILLAQVKENIAYEIIDGMQRLNAITAFIEGEFDVYSKFFDLATMVESKSRLDQGFVNQKTPVLERSLSEVIASYVMPLSVYSFNDEERIDEIFRRINSNGKYLSRQELRASGATAFFPDLVRKISSEIRTDTSASDTLLLNDMKLISITNKNLEYGIKVDEIFWVKNGVLTKEMVRXIKSEEIVADLVAYMALPEIPRSSSEVLDEFYGLKESPRQKEIEAALQKVNPDIIRRRFIKVYDQIRKLLEISQCKFSELIFSQPLQIIPRYFQIIFLSIYELMFKENMEVKNYQELSDKLKNIGQHINITTGGNWSTKNKSNNIGGVKGIIRDTFKIKEQVDPATDSWLTEFETLLTQSRTEQTLFDFKQGFTRLDGRGEFDEKSFSKIIKTLTAMANHSPGAIGYVCIGVADNENDASKIENLYNIISNKYQNFHITGIGHEATRFAGNIDSFFRLLIQKIQPQPIDQAVKDNIGRNIKIVNYYGKDVVVFCIKAGTSPVMYDNRYYQRIGASVEEVKPEGFLEFFRRFT is encoded by the coding sequence ATGTCTAGTTTACCAATTAAGCCTCCTGTTTCTTCGCTTCAAAAAGAGCTTGCAATTAGAAGTGAGCCTATTCAAAGAATATATAATTTTTATGTTAACAATCAATTTTATGTAAATCGTAAATATCAGAGAAAGCTTGTCTGGACTATTGAAGAGAAAAGGGCATTTATCGATTCAATTTTACATGGGTTTCCAGTACCTATAATATTACTAGCTCAAGTTAAAGAAAATATAGCTTATGAAATAATAGATGGAATGCAAAGATTGAATGCAATTACTGCTTTTATTGAAGGTGAATTTGATGTCTATAGCAAATTTTTTGATTTGGCTACAATGGTAGAATCAAAATCTCGTCTTGATCAGGGTTTTGTAAATCAGAAAACACCTGTATTAGAAAGAAGTCTATCTGAAGTAATAGCAAGTTATGTAATGCCTCTTTCTGTTTACTCTTTTAATGACGAAGAAAGAATAGACGAAATATTTCGAAGAATTAATTCTAATGGCAAATACTTATCTAGGCAAGAGTTAAGAGCATCTGGAGCAACTGCATTCTTTCCTGACCTTGTACGAAAGATATCTAGTGAAATCCGAACTGATACTTCTGCTTCAGATACTTTGCTTTTAAATGATATGAAGTTAATAAGCATAACTAATAAAAATCTTGAGTATGGAATTAAAGTTGATGAGATTTTTTGGGTAAAAAATGGTGTTTTGACTAAAGAAATGGTTAGAGANATCAAAAGTGAGGAAATAGTAGCTGATCTGGTTGCTTATATGGCATTGCCAGAAATACCAAGGAGTAGTTCGGAAGTACTAGACGAATTTTATGGTTTAAAAGAAAGTCCCAGACAAAAGGAAATAGAAGCAGCACTTCAAAAAGTTAATCCTGACATTATTAGAAGGCGCTTTATTAAAGTATATGATCAAATTCGTAAATTATTAGAAATATCTCAATGTAAATTTAGTGAATTAATATTTTCACAACCACTTCAAATTATACCTCGCTACTTTCAAATAATTTTCCTAAGTATTTATGAATTAATGTTTAAAGAGAATATGGAAGTAAAAAACTATCAAGAATTGTCCGATAAACTAAAGAATATTGGGCAACACATTAATATAACTACTGGTGGAAACTGGAGTACGAAAAATAAAAGCAATAATATAGGTGGAGTGAAGGGGATTATTCGAGATACTTTTAAGATAAAGGAACAGGTAGACCCTGCTACTGATAGTTGGTTAACTGAGTTTGAAACTTTACTTACACAATCTCGGACAGAGCAAACTCTTTTTGACTTCAAGCAAGGATTTACAAGATTAGATGGAAGAGGAGAGTTTGATGAAAAAAGTTTTAGTAAGATAATCAAGACTCTCACCGCTATGGCAAATCACTCTCCCGGAGCAATAGGATATGTATGTATTGGAGTCGCTGATAATGAGAATGATGCAAGTAAAATAGAAAATTTATACAATATTATTAGCAATAAATACCAAAACTTTCACATTACTGGAATAGGTCATGAAGCTACAAGATTTGCAGGAAATATTGATAGTTTTTTTAGATTATTGATACAAAAAATACAGCCTCAGCCAATTGATCAAGCTGTCAAAGATAATATTGGTAGAAATATTAAAATAGTTAATTATTACGGTAAAGATGTGGTGGTATTTTGTATCAAAGCAGGAACAAGCCCTGTCATGTATGACAACAGATATTATCAACGTATTGGAGCAAGTGTAGAAGAAGTTAAACCCGAAGGTTTTCTAGAGTTTTTTCGACGGTTTACTTAA
- a CDS encoding Uma2 family endonuclease: protein MQITKQRYYTPEEYLELEEAADYKSEYIDGQIIPMAGGTINHNRISLNLSAALNFAFRQQDYEVFMGDVRLWIPQKLTYTYPDVMILAGEPEFFNNRKDIILNPQIIVEVLSKSTKGYDREDKFQAYRTISTFQEYLLIDQTRIHVDQFSKTGKKQWTLREYDEEDEAIALVTVPFEISLQDLYNKVKFEPVEFEGESADVEGLG, encoded by the coding sequence ATGCAAATCACAAAACAGCGATACTATACCCCAGAGGAATATTTAGAGTTAGAAGAAGCTGCTGACTACAAAAGTGAATACATTGACGGGCAAATAATTCCTATGGCGGGTGGAACAATAAATCACAATCGAATCTCGTTGAATCTAAGTGCTGCCTTAAATTTTGCATTTCGCCAGCAAGATTACGAAGTTTTCATGGGTGATGTTCGTCTGTGGATACCCCAAAAGCTTACCTATACATATCCAGATGTGATGATTCTGGCAGGTGAACCAGAGTTTTTTAACAACCGGAAGGATATAATTCTGAATCCACAGATTATTGTTGAGGTTTTATCAAAATCTACCAAAGGCTACGATCGCGAAGATAAATTTCAGGCTTACCGAACTATTTCCACTTTCCAAGAATACCTATTAATTGACCAAACTCGGATTCATGTAGATCAATTTTCCAAAACTGGGAAAAAGCAATGGACGCTTCGTGAATATGATGAAGAAGATGAAGCGATCGCACTTGTAACCGTACCATTTGAGATTTCTCTACAAGATTTATACAACAAAGTGAAGTTTGAGCCTGTTGAGTTTGAAGGGGAAAGTGCAGATGTTGAGGGATTGGGGTAA
- a CDS encoding ABC transporter ATP-binding protein: MLRQSLTVFRYSGRAVSLVWTTSRSLTIFLASLTLVAGLLPAAISYISKLIVDAVVFASQANTQSNGSVNIYPSLFYVGLEAIAVILLAGSQRGITICQSLLRALMGQRVNVLILEKALTLDLRQFEDSEFYDKLTNARREASVRPLSLVNRTFGLVQNALSLITYGILLVNFSVWAVVVLILAAMPVFIAETKFAGEAFRLFSWRAAETRQQHYLENLLAREDFVTEVKLYQLGEMLLGRYRSLFEQLYGEDRDLTLRRGLWGYLLSLVSTGAFYLAYAWIVLETVLGKISLGDMTMYLTVFRQGQSTFSNALTSIGGMYEDNLYLSNLYDFLEEEVPKSWGKATIGLNPQDGIRFENVSFTYPGSSKPALRNISLHLKPREKLAIVGENGSGKTTLIKLLTRLYTPDSGRILLDGLDLQEWDVDVLRRRVGVIFQNFVRYQFTVGENIGVGDVEHLENKTQWKTAAEKGMAQSFIDQLPQSFQTQLGRWFKGGQELSGGQWQKIALSRAFMRSQADILVLDEPTSAIDAQAEFEIFNHFRSITQNQMVLLISHRFSTVRMADKILVIENGEVIEQGTHEELLQLGGRYAKLFLLQAAGYQ, from the coding sequence ATCCTGCGCCAATCACTAACGGTTTTCCGCTACAGTGGACGGGCTGTAAGCTTAGTATGGACTACTAGCCGATCGCTTACTATTTTTCTGGCTAGTTTAACTTTGGTGGCTGGTCTATTACCAGCGGCGATATCCTACATCAGTAAATTAATTGTTGATGCAGTGGTATTTGCCTCTCAAGCTAATACACAAAGCAATGGTTCTGTCAATATTTATCCTTCACTATTTTATGTAGGATTAGAAGCGATCGCTGTAATTTTACTAGCAGGCAGTCAGCGAGGAATCACTATTTGTCAGTCGTTATTGCGGGCGCTAATGGGTCAGCGAGTAAATGTACTCATCTTAGAAAAGGCGCTGACACTCGATCTTAGGCAGTTTGAAGACTCAGAATTTTATGACAAATTGACCAATGCCCGACGAGAAGCATCGGTTCGTCCCCTTTCCCTAGTAAACCGCACCTTTGGATTGGTGCAAAATGCCCTTTCCCTAATCACCTATGGGATTTTGCTAGTAAATTTCTCAGTTTGGGCGGTGGTGGTACTGATTTTGGCAGCTATGCCTGTATTTATTGCCGAAACAAAATTTGCTGGAGAAGCCTTTCGCTTATTTAGTTGGCGTGCGGCAGAAACCCGTCAACAGCACTACTTAGAAAATCTATTAGCAAGAGAAGATTTTGTCACAGAAGTCAAACTTTACCAGTTGGGAGAGATGCTGCTAGGACGTTATCGCAGCCTATTTGAACAACTCTATGGTGAAGACCGTGATTTAACTCTGCGGAGAGGATTGTGGGGATATCTCTTGAGTTTGGTCAGTACTGGTGCTTTTTACTTAGCTTATGCTTGGATTGTGTTGGAAACAGTGTTAGGTAAGATTTCCTTGGGAGATATGACAATGTATCTCACTGTTTTTCGCCAAGGACAGTCTACTTTTTCCAATGCCCTCACTTCTATTGGAGGGATGTATGAAGACAACCTATATCTATCAAATCTCTATGATTTCCTGGAAGAAGAAGTACCAAAATCTTGGGGTAAGGCAACCATTGGTTTAAATCCCCAAGATGGTATCCGTTTTGAGAATGTCTCATTTACTTATCCGGGAAGTTCCAAGCCAGCATTGAGAAATATTTCGCTGCATCTTAAACCCAGAGAGAAACTGGCTATTGTGGGTGAAAACGGTTCCGGTAAGACTACCTTAATCAAACTACTTACCCGACTCTACACCCCTGACTCTGGGAGAATTTTGTTAGATGGCTTGGACTTGCAGGAATGGGATGTGGATGTGTTGCGGCGTCGCGTTGGTGTGATTTTTCAGAACTTTGTCCGCTACCAGTTCACTGTAGGGGAGAATATTGGCGTCGGCGATGTAGAACATCTCGAAAATAAAACACAGTGGAAAACTGCTGCTGAAAAAGGCATGGCTCAATCTTTTATTGACCAATTACCTCAAAGCTTTCAAACTCAACTTGGTCGTTGGTTTAAGGGAGGACAAGAACTTTCTGGGGGACAATGGCAGAAGATTGCTCTTTCTCGTGCATTTATGCGATCGCAAGCAGATATCTTGGTGTTAGATGAACCAACATCAGCAATAGATGCCCAAGCTGAATTTGAGATTTTCAATCATTTTCGCTCGATTACTCAAAATCAGATGGTACTTTTGATTTCTCATCGCTTCTCGACGGTACGAATGGCTGACAAAATTCTAGTCATAGAAAACGGCGAAGTTATAGAACAAGGAACTCACGAAGAATTGTTACAGCTAGGAGGACGTTATGCCAAGTTGTTTCTCTTACAAGCTGCTGGTTATCAATAG
- a CDS encoding bifunctional nuclease family protein — protein sequence MIEMKVAGIALDAITRSPIVLLKDSSDRRALPIYIGQEQARAIMGALENQKPPRPLTHDLIVNILETWNMTLEKVIIHSLQKDTFYAALIVQQGEVKKEIDARPSDAIAIALRTNTPIWVMEEVIADASIPVDRDADEAEQQAFREFISNLRPEDLIKRFGNGDS from the coding sequence ATGATTGAAATGAAAGTCGCTGGCATAGCATTAGATGCCATAACCCGCAGCCCGATCGTCCTTTTGAAAGATTCTTCAGATCGGCGGGCTTTGCCAATTTACATTGGTCAGGAACAGGCTAGGGCAATTATGGGCGCACTGGAGAATCAGAAGCCTCCTAGACCCTTAACTCACGACCTGATTGTAAATATTTTAGAGACTTGGAACATGACTCTAGAAAAAGTCATTATTCATTCCCTGCAAAAGGATACATTTTATGCAGCTTTAATTGTCCAGCAAGGCGAAGTCAAAAAAGAAATTGACGCGCGTCCTAGCGATGCGATCGCTATTGCTCTCCGTACAAATACTCCCATTTGGGTAATGGAAGAAGTCATTGCCGATGCTTCTATCCCTGTTGATCGCGATGCAGATGAAGCCGAACAGCAAGCCTTCCGTGAATTTATTTCTAATCTCCGTCCTGAAGATTTGATCAAGCGCTTTGGTAATGGCGACAGCTAG
- a CDS encoding riboflavin synthase: protein MFTGLIQALGTMEPLGGDSWQITCVSHSGEVIMQDLAYGDSVAVDGVCLTVEQVLKDGFIATASPETLRRTTLGGEQTQQRYVNLEASLKVGSKVGGHFVMGHVDGIGRLLVAEQTASSWEMTFIASDAIARYIVPKGSIAVNGISLTVADYEPELSQFKVAVIPLTYSETNLRYLVAGSLVNLEGDILGKYVEKFLYSGNPHTRGTDDNSIDGITPAFLAEHGYL, encoded by the coding sequence GTGTTTACAGGATTAATCCAAGCATTAGGAACGATGGAACCCTTAGGGGGCGATTCTTGGCAAATTACTTGTGTAAGCCATTCGGGTGAAGTAATTATGCAAGATTTGGCTTATGGTGACAGCGTTGCTGTCGATGGTGTTTGCCTGACAGTAGAACAAGTTTTAAAAGACGGGTTTATTGCCACGGCTTCACCGGAAACTCTACGCCGGACAACCTTGGGAGGTGAGCAAACCCAACAGAGATATGTCAATTTAGAAGCGTCGCTAAAAGTAGGCAGCAAAGTTGGCGGTCATTTTGTGATGGGGCATGTAGATGGAATTGGTAGATTGCTAGTGGCAGAACAAACGGCTAGTTCTTGGGAAATGACCTTTATTGCATCTGATGCGATCGCACGGTACATTGTCCCCAAAGGTAGCATTGCCGTCAATGGCATCAGTCTCACAGTCGCCGATTATGAGCCAGAACTCTCCCAATTCAAAGTAGCGGTAATTCCCCTGACATACAGCGAGACCAATCTTCGCTATTTGGTTGCTGGCAGTTTGGTGAATCTAGAAGGGGATATTCTCGGCAAATACGTCGAAAAATTTCTTTATTCTGGCAATCCCCACACCAGAGGCACTGATGACAATAGTATAGATGGCATTACACCCGCATTCCTAGCAGAACACGGGTATTTGTAA
- a CDS encoding M23 family metallopeptidase, with product MTQRNNSAHHRLHYLWQQGLTKKRFASTLPAQSLCWLSSVSLLSGGFVFAQTETQIDNIVPTVESSQPTAVTNPVNTERSRSVKKQAVASPEAAQAQPEFSQRRARLRQRLGKPEVAQSKEPVKQSTPKIEAAEPVVIIRQSKPKVEASQVTPVRVRQEKPNTPARYAPEKLPVVAQPSNNSNSPVSATAEKKKDYNNAYIDPNSYDSGATGTYQAPNSVIVTERSSGCRAILPSGQSVLGGVCAKVPQKSVADSNGKAAPNWLRRSQNAQLPVVPPVRQIATTGNTSRWRAAQSGSSGVTKSAFRSNRFIPTPAEFSPTRVSATPIAPSGGTLPPPMADGNIAPRPSNVAYDFSLASVLPQIPYMGRVAYSGTGMMYPLSIPAPITSLFGWRVHPITGNQRFHAGTDLGAPTGTPVLAAAAGQVETANWLGGYGLTVTLNHKSAQQTLYGHMSEIFVKPGQWVEPGTVIGRVGSTGNSTGPHLHFEVRHLSPNGWVATDPGVELQSALSQLVRGLQTAQVSQEPGS from the coding sequence ATGACGCAGCGCAATAATTCTGCCCATCATCGTTTGCATTACTTATGGCAGCAAGGTCTAACAAAAAAACGTTTTGCCTCAACACTACCAGCTCAGAGCCTCTGTTGGCTGAGTAGCGTTAGCCTCCTTAGCGGTGGCTTCGTGTTTGCCCAAACGGAAACACAAATAGACAATATAGTTCCTACTGTTGAAAGTTCTCAACCAACAGCAGTTACAAATCCAGTTAACACTGAGCGAAGTCGAAGTGTTAAAAAACAGGCTGTTGCGTCGCCGGAAGCCGCTCAAGCGCAACCGGAATTTTCCCAACGGCGAGCCAGACTCAGACAGAGACTAGGCAAGCCAGAGGTTGCTCAATCAAAAGAGCCAGTTAAGCAGTCTACACCCAAAATCGAAGCAGCTGAACCTGTTGTAATTATCAGACAGTCAAAGCCCAAAGTAGAAGCCTCACAAGTCACTCCTGTAAGGGTGAGACAGGAAAAACCCAATACCCCTGCCCGCTATGCACCTGAAAAACTTCCAGTAGTTGCTCAACCATCAAATAACTCTAACAGCCCTGTCAGTGCAACGGCGGAGAAAAAGAAGGATTATAATAACGCCTATATCGATCCTAATAGTTATGACAGTGGTGCAACAGGTACTTATCAAGCACCAAACTCTGTAATTGTTACAGAACGCTCCAGCGGTTGTCGAGCCATTTTGCCATCAGGGCAAAGTGTATTAGGCGGCGTTTGCGCCAAAGTACCCCAGAAGAGTGTAGCTGATTCTAATGGTAAAGCAGCACCCAATTGGCTCAGAAGAAGTCAAAACGCCCAATTACCAGTAGTTCCACCAGTGCGGCAAATTGCAACTACTGGCAACACCAGTAGATGGCGTGCTGCTCAAAGTGGTTCTAGCGGTGTCACCAAGAGCGCATTTCGCTCGAATCGGTTTATCCCGACTCCCGCAGAATTCAGCCCCACAAGAGTGAGTGCAACTCCCATTGCACCGAGTGGTGGGACTTTACCGCCACCAATGGCAGATGGTAACATTGCACCCCGCCCCAGCAACGTAGCTTACGACTTTTCACTGGCATCAGTATTGCCGCAAATTCCCTACATGGGGAGAGTTGCATATAGTGGTACGGGAATGATGTATCCCTTGTCTATTCCCGCTCCCATTACTTCTTTGTTTGGTTGGCGAGTTCATCCAATCACCGGTAATCAACGCTTCCATGCAGGTACAGATTTGGGTGCGCCTACGGGTACGCCAGTTTTGGCAGCTGCTGCTGGTCAAGTAGAAACTGCTAACTGGTTGGGCGGTTATGGTTTAACCGTTACTCTGAATCACAAATCGGCTCAACAAACCCTCTACGGTCACATGTCAGAAATCTTTGTTAAACCCGGTCAGTGGGTAGAACCTGGAACTGTCATCGGGCGAGTTGGCAGCACTGGTAACTCCACAGGCCCTCACCTGCACTTTGAAGTCCGTCACCTGTCACCAAACGGGTGGGTTGCTACTGACCCAGGCGTGGAATTACAAAGTGCCCTCAGTCAGTTAGTGCGAGGTTTGCAAACCGCTCAGGTAAGCCAAGAACCAGGCAGTTAG
- a CDS encoding biotin--[acetyl-CoA-carboxylase] ligase: MGFNLQNLEAALQAGRKHTYLPFSLQFFESVSSTNQTLWNLLNQGAISGTVVIATQQSAGRGQWGRQWISPAGGLYVSVAISFDHKIEATDSYQLTFATAWGIASQLRQCGIDVGIKWPNDLVLNGRKLGGILTETKVNKGQITQAVIGVGINWTNPVPETGINLKSWQASQDIRPISCLEMLTSKVLLGIESGMECLFQEGVNILLSGYLDLLTNMGDRVYINNLSGTVVGVTPQGNLRVDLETHHTKELITPEIYIEPGTISLGYHKSSV; the protein is encoded by the coding sequence GTGGGATTTAATCTGCAAAACTTGGAAGCAGCCTTGCAAGCAGGGCGTAAGCATACATATTTACCATTTTCTCTTCAATTTTTTGAAAGCGTCTCCTCAACCAACCAAACCCTCTGGAACTTACTCAACCAAGGGGCTATTTCAGGGACAGTAGTAATCGCAACTCAGCAATCTGCTGGGCGTGGACAATGGGGACGCCAGTGGATTTCTCCGGCTGGGGGATTATATGTTTCCGTGGCGATTTCTTTCGACCATAAAATAGAGGCTACTGACAGCTACCAGCTAACTTTCGCTACTGCTTGGGGCATTGCGTCGCAATTGCGCCAATGCGGTATAGATGTTGGGATAAAATGGCCCAATGATTTAGTTTTAAATGGTCGCAAACTAGGCGGCATTTTGACAGAAACCAAAGTAAACAAAGGACAAATTACCCAAGCAGTAATTGGTGTTGGTATTAACTGGACGAACCCAGTTCCAGAAACTGGAATCAATCTGAAATCGTGGCAAGCTTCCCAAGATATTAGACCAATTTCTTGTCTGGAAATGCTCACCTCTAAAGTCTTGCTGGGAATAGAATCCGGTATGGAGTGCCTTTTTCAAGAAGGAGTAAATATACTCTTGTCTGGCTATCTAGACTTGCTTACAAACATGGGCGATCGGGTGTACATCAATAATCTTTCAGGTACAGTAGTTGGGGTAACTCCTCAAGGAAATTTACGAGTTGATTTAGAAACACATCATACAAAGGAACTAATTACACCGGAAATTTATATTGAACCCGGTACAATCAGTTTGGGGTACCATAAATCTTCCGTTTAA